GGCGAGTCGTCCGAACCCGGCGGCCCTGCCCGGCACGTTTCCGCCGCCGCCCGGCACGTTCCCCTGGTGCCGCGTCTCCAGGGGTGGCGGTAAATCGGTTGCGGGCCCGGCGGGCAGTGGCGAGCATGGTCCGCGCAGAGCGCACTCCGGGCGTCGCCCGGTCGAGGAGAGGGGGTCGGTCATGGCCGTCTTCGCAGGGTCCTTCCACCTGCCTCCATCAGCCTCGATCAAGGGATCACCGCTCCAGTGCGTGAACACGACTTCACTCCGTCGGCGCGTGAGCGCCGACCGCGCGGCAAGGGCCGCTTCGACGACGACGAACCGCAGTTCCTGAAGCGCGGCCGGCAACCCCGGCCCGCACCCGTCCTCGACGACGGGGACCCCGACCAACCGCTGGTCGGTGACCGCTGGTCGACCTGGGACCAGGCCGTTCAGGGCCCCGAGCCTCACCCGGACTGGCTGGTCACCGAACTCGCCGCCCAGGACACCGAGCTGGGCGTGCTCAAGACCGGCAAGGAGGCGGACGTCCACCTCGTCCGGCGCGGGGTGCCCGACACCGACCGCTCCTGCCTGCTGGCGGTCAAGCGTTACCGGGATCCGGAACACCGGCTGTTCCACCGGGACGCCGGCTATCTGGAGGGCCGTCGGGTCCGCCGCTCCCGGGAGAACCGGGCGATGGCCGGACGCACCGCCTTCGGCCGGCAGATGATCGCCGGGCAGTGGGCGGCGGCCGAGTTCGCCGTGCTCTCCCGGCTCTGGGAGATCGGCGTCGCCTTCGGCACGGTCGCGGTGCCGTACCCGGTGCAACTGATCGGCACCGAGCTGATGCTCGAGTTCATCGGCGACGCCGACGAGGGGCAGGCCGCGCCCCGGCTGGCCCAGCTTCGGCCCGACCCCGACGAGCTGCGTGGGCTCTGGCTGCAGTTGGTGGACGCGCTGGTGGTGCTGGCCCGTACCGGGTACGCCCACGGCGACCTGTCGCCGTACAACCTCCTGGTGCACGACGGCCGGCTCGTCCTCATCGACCTGCCGCAGGCCGTCGACGTGGTGGCCAACCCGCAGGGGGCGGAGTTCCTCGCCCGGGACGTCCGGGTGGTGAGCACCTGGTTCGCCGCCCGGGGGCTCCCCGCCGACCTGGCCGACCCGGCCGAACTCACCGGGCAACTGCTCAGGGAGGCCGGGCTGCGCTGACCGGCGCACGCTGTGGGCGCCCGACCCGCTCACCGGGCGGGGCCGGGCCCACACCGCGCACCGGGCGGGTCCGGATCCACACCGCGCACCGGGTGGGTCCGGATCCACACCGCGCGGGGTCACTGGAGGTAGCGCTCGACCTCGGAGACGGGACGTTGGCCCTGGCTCTCCGGGTCACCGTGGGCCTGCCGGGCGGCCCGGCGACGGCGGAGCAGGTCCCAGCACTGGTCCAGCCCCTCCTCCAGTTCCCGCAGCCGCGC
The nucleotide sequence above comes from Micromonospora pallida. Encoded proteins:
- a CDS encoding serine protein kinase RIO, translated to MREHDFTPSARERRPRGKGRFDDDEPQFLKRGRQPRPAPVLDDGDPDQPLVGDRWSTWDQAVQGPEPHPDWLVTELAAQDTELGVLKTGKEADVHLVRRGVPDTDRSCLLAVKRYRDPEHRLFHRDAGYLEGRRVRRSRENRAMAGRTAFGRQMIAGQWAAAEFAVLSRLWEIGVAFGTVAVPYPVQLIGTELMLEFIGDADEGQAAPRLAQLRPDPDELRGLWLQLVDALVVLARTGYAHGDLSPYNLLVHDGRLVLIDLPQAVDVVANPQGAEFLARDVRVVSTWFAARGLPADLADPAELTGQLLREAGLR
- a CDS encoding DUF2630 family protein, encoding MDDKTILNRITELVDEEHRLRAEAQSGQAGTDDDARARLRELEEGLDQCWDLLRRRRAARQAHGDPESQGQRPVSEVERYLQ